The genomic segment GAGATAAACTGAATGCGTATTCCTACCCCGCTCTATGCGTTCGGCGCAGCTGCGGCAATCGCGGCGCTGGCCGGCTGCTCGGGCGGCGCCTCTGCGGTCAACCCGATGCAGGGCAGCCAGCCGAATCAGTCTGGTCAACACGTCAGCCCGATGTCGATGTCGCATGTTCCTTCACTGATGAACCCGGCTAAGATGATGCTCGTTCATCCTTCCGGAGTGCAACCAAAGGGTTGGATGTCGAAAGACGTCACCTCCGGCCTGTCGCTTCTGTACGTCTCGCAGTTCTACACGAATGACATCCAGGTCTATCGGCAAACCGGCACAGGCCAGAGCCCGGTCGGCACGATCGTCAACGGCGTGATCAACCCGCAGGGCATGACGGTCACCGCGAACGGCGACCTCTATGTCGCAAACACCGGCGCGAACAACATCCTCGTCTTTAAGAAGGGCCACCTGAACCCGTACCGCACGCTTGCCGATCCGGGCCAGTATCCCGTCGACGTCGCGGTCGATAATGACGGCACGGTCTATGCGTCGAACATCTTCGACACAAGCGCCATCGCCGGCTCGGTGACCGTGTACGCGCCTGGCGCAAACACCCCGACGCACCATTACAAAGTGCCGAACAACCTGAAAGTGCTGTTCGACGCCCTCGATGACAGCAGCACGCTGTATGTCAACTACATCGACCTGAACACCGGTCTCGGCGCGATGGTCAAATTCTATCCGGGCGGCAACAGCGCATATCCGACAGCCGTCACGACAGGGTTCCCCGGCGGCCTGCAGTTCGACAACACGCAGGATCTGCTCGGACTCGACCAAACTGGCCCGACCTTCGGCGGCGGGTTCGCATCGATCTACGAGCTGCCGTCAGGCACGCCGTCGTTCGAGTTCGCAACCGACAATGGCGATCCGCTCGGCGTTGCGCTCGTGCGCAACGAGCGGCACGTCTACGTGTCAGATGCGGTCTTCGGCGTCGTCCACGAATACACGTATCCGGGCGGCGTTGAGACCAACACGATCTCGAGCGGTCTCGGCTCATCGAGCCCGCCGTTCGGCGTCGCAGCCGATGCAGGTGCGCCTCTCTAAGAGACGCCCGTCATCGATCTGGGAACGGACTGGGCCGGCGATGAGTCGCCGGCCTAGTTTTTTTGAAGGGGCCGACGCGAGTCGGCCCCCAGACGCGCGACGAATCTTCTAGATATGCGATGGTTGTGCGGATCATCACATCATCTCGTATCGCATATGCATTCTCTTAGTCCCAAGGTCTCGTATTAGGAGACCGCTAAGGGCGGCGTACGGCTCGCGCTTTATCTCGAGCCATTCAACCCATATCGTGGAGGAGGATACTTCGTAGCATGCACCAGTCTTTGAAATTGGCGGCAGTCGGTCTGACCCTCGCGGCGCTGACGGCTTGCAACGGCGCGGGCAGCTCGCTTCCGGGACCGCAGAGCCCCGTCAATCCGCAATCGATCGTCCAACGCGACAGCTCGCTCGCAGCGGCGGGCATCGACCTGACGCGCGTGCACATCATGCGCACCGTGAACTCCGCCAGACCGTTTGCCAATCCGAACAACCTACAATACTTAGGCGGTCCGGTTGAGCAACACCCGGGCATCTACGTTATCTTCTGGGGATTCCAGAAGGCTAGCGCCGATCCGTCGCACGAGAAGGCGTACTTGACCGCGTTCTTAAAGGGCATCGGCCATAGCCCGTGGCTGGCCACCGATACCCAGTACTACGCAATCGTCAGCAGCGTCAAGAAGCATATCACCAACCCGACTGGTCAGCTCAAAGGCACGTGGGTCGATGCGTCGGCCGTTCCGACGTCGCCGACCGACGCGCAGATCCAGGCAGAAGCAGCGAAGGGTGAAGCGCATTTCGGCTACAACGTCGACGGCAACTACATCGTCGCGACGCCGCACCTCCACAACTCGAGCGGATTCGGCACCTCATTCTGCGCCTACCACAGCCCCACGAGCTCGGGCGGCGGTGAGATCTCGTACACGAACCTGCCATACATGACGGACGCCGGGGGAAACTGCGGCGAGAACAGCGTCAACCCCGGTGCGTCTGGTCTCCTCGATGGCGTGAGCATCGTCGCGGGTCACGAAGAAGCCGAGAGCCAGACGGACCCCGAAGTCAATCTCCAAACGGCATGGGCCAACAACCAAGGGGAGGAGATCGGTGACCTTTGCGCTTGGCAGAGTCTCGCCGACATCACCCTGGGCACCGCAAAGTACGCGGTCCAGCCGCTGTGGAGCAACAAGATCGGCGGCTGCGCGCTGCACACGCCGTAAAGAACGCCTGAAGGGGCCGACGTCAGTCGGCCCCCGTGACGTTCGCTGGGCCGACTAGCGTCGGCCCCTTCAAAAAAATGAGGGCCGACTAGCGTCGGCCCCTTCAAATCGTCGGCCCCTTCAAATCGTCGGCCCCTTCAAAAATTCGCCATCCTTAGACCGTCAGGTAGATCGCTTCGAGGCGCTCGCCGACCGTATCCATCGCATAGGGGGCCGCGGCCACGCGCGCGGCGTCCGAATGCAAAGCGCGCTCGGACGACGTGCTCGTCAAGATCGCGATCAACGCGTCGGCAAACGCCTCACGCGAGCAGTCGACCAATCTGCCCGATGCGCCGCGGCCGATGACTTCGCGCGATACCGGGCAATCGATCGCGACGACCGGCACGCCGTGCGACAGCGCTTCGACAAGCACGAGCCCTTGCGTCTCGGTCGTTGACGCGAATGCAAACGCATCGGCGGCGCGATACCATGCGCCGAGTTCCGGTTTTTCCAGCGCGCCGGTGAACTCAACGGCGTGCGCGCACGGCAGCGCGTCCGCATGTCGTCGAAGTTCCGCTTCGTGCGGTCCTTCGCCCACGATCACGAGGCGCGCGCGTGGCACTTGAGAAGCGACGAGCGCAAACGCGTCCAACACGAGGTCGACGTTTTTCTCCTTGCCCAGGCGCCCCGCATAAAGCGCGATCGGGCCGCCGCACCGCGCGCGCAGCGTCTCGGCTTGCGTGCAGCCGCCCTCGAACATCGAGAGATCGACGCCGGTAGGCAGCACGTCGATCGGCTTGCTGACGCCATACCCGTTGAGTTCGTCGGCGGTGAAACGCGTCGGAGCGATGATGCGGTCGCAGCGGTTCGAAAACTCGCGTGACAACCAGACGAAGCGTGATTCCGTAAACGCCTGACGCAGCGGCACGTAGTGCGTGTACTGCGTGAACCGCGTGTGATAGGTGAAGATGAGCGGCGTCTTGCGCCGCTGGGCCAGATACGCTCCCATGCATCCGACGAAGAAGAACGAGTGGCAGTGGACGACGTCGAACGGGACGTGGGGCAGCGACGTCAGCAGTTTCGCCGGCAGCGGAAACGCCATGCGCAGCTGTGGGTAGAATGGAAACGAAGCGGAGTGAAAGCGAAAGACGTCGGGCTCATCTTCGGGCGTCGAGTCGTGCGCCGGAGCCACGATGATCACGCGATGGCCGCGCCTGCGAAGAGCGCGGGCGGCCACCACCACCGACGCGGCGACGCCATTCTTCTCCGGCAGATATGAATCTGAGAACATTCCCACGGTGAGCGGACCCGCGACGCGGTCCGTCAGCGCTTGCGCCGTCACGAAGCGGGCAGATCCGACAGAAGCACGTATAGATCGTCGGGCTTGACGCGCGCGCCGGGCCGCTCCGGCACAGCCAGTACGCGCACTCGCACATCGCGGCTCGCATAGTGTATCAACAGCTCGTCGCCGGGCTTCACGACATGCGCCGGCTTCACGGCTCGTCCGCCGCACTCGATCCGTCCGGCATCGAGCGCATCTTTGGCCGCCGTTCGCCGCTTGGCCAAGCGTGCTACTTTAAGAAACTTGTCCAGCCTCATGGTCCTTCGCCCGGCGCCACAAGGCGTCTAGATCTTCGAGGCTGCGGCCCGCGAGCGCCGTGGCGCCGCCGCCGGCAAAGCGCTCCATCGAAGCGAAGCGAGCGCGGAATTTCGCATTCGCGCCCCTCAGCGCGGCCTCTGCGTCAACGCCGAGACGACGCGCCAGATTGACGAGCGTGAAGAAGACGTCGCCGAGCTCGTCGCGGATCTCGTCACGCGATTCACCGGCCATTGCGGCGTGAAGCTCGGCGAGCTCCTCGCGCAGTTTTGCGACGATCTCGTCGGTCTGCGGCCAGTCGAAGCCGACGGTCGCGGCTTTTTCCTGCATGCGCTGCGAGCCGAGCAATGAGGGCAGACTCTTCGGAATACCGTCGAGCAGCGACTCGCGATGCTTGATCGACGCCTCTTGCGTCTTGAGCATCTCCCACGATTTCATCTGTTCTTGCGTCGTGGAGATGCGCGCGTCGCCGAACACGTGCGGGTGCCGGCGGATCATCTTGTTCGAGAGCGCGTCGATGACGTCGGCGACGGAGAACTGACCTTTCTCCGATGCGATCTGCGCGTGGAAAACGATCTGCAGCAGCAGGTCGCCCAGCTCTTCGCTGAGCTTTTTGGGATCGCGCTCGTCCACCGCCTCCACGACCTCGTGCGCTTCCTCGACAAGATATGGCAGCAGCGACTCGTGCGTCTGCTCCTTATCCCAAGGACAGCTCACGCGCAGCCGCGCCATGACCTCTACGAGCTCATCCCACGTGTGATGGACCGCGACGGGCGGCAACGGCAAGAGCGGGGTGGCGGCGGCTGCGGAGAGCGCCGCGCGCGGCACGCCCGCGACCATACGCACGCGCACGCCGCGCCTTCCGAGGCCGGCGAGAATGTGCGGCAAGCCGGGAACGTCAAGCATCGGGTGTCCGGGCACGCCGAGCGCTGCGTCACCGACCTGCGCGAAGTCCGCAGCGGCTTCAACCGCTTCGGGCACGCCGCGCAGCAGCGATGTGCCGTGAAAGGGCGCCGCGATCAAACGGATACCGCGCGCGCGAAGGTGCTCTTCGAGGTCGGGCGCGATGCCGCACAGCGCGACGCGTGGCGCTTCTTCTAGGGCCGCCAGCCCGCCGAGCGTCAGGAGTGACGCATCGCCCGGGCCGAGCCCGATAACCGTCAACGTCGGCATCGGGAGTGTGCTTTGACGCGGTAGCCGCGGCGGCCCTTCGAACAGCAGCGCGCCCCACCTAGGGAAAAAAAGGGCCGGCGTTGATGCCGGCCCGTTCGTTCCACTACGTCGCGATGCTTAGCTGTGCGGTGTTGCCGCAGGCGCTCCGCTCGTCGGCGGCAGCGGCTGGGGCGATGGGAACAATCCGCTGAACGCCGGATCGTTGTATTCGATCTTCGCTTGTTGCCGAAGCTTTGTGATCAAGTCCGTCGTAGCGGTCGGCTCTTGCTGCGCCTGGATCGCGGCGACGATCGAAGCGCGCGACATCGGTGTGATGGCCTCGCTCTGGATCACGTGCCAACCGAAGGGCGACTGCACCGGCGGGCTGATCTGCCCGACCTTGAGCTTGAACGCTGCGTCCTGGAACGGCTGCACCATCTGGCCCGGACCGAACGGCTGCAGCTCTCCGCCTTTGTCTTTGCTTGACGGATCGATCGAGTATTGCTTGGCGAGCGCCGCGAAATCCGCGCCGCTCTTCAGTTTCTGCTCGATCATGATCGCTTCCGCTTGCGTCTTCACGAGGATGTGACGGACGCGGACTTGCGAAGGCGAGTTCATGGTCATCTTGTTGGTCTTCAAGTACGCGTCGATCTGCGACTGGTCGACTTTGATGTCTTTGTCGACTGCGTTTTTCAGAAGCACTTGCTCGCGGATGATGTCGCGCGCGTCGTCCATGGTCATGCCCTGCTGTTTGAGCACTTCATCGAATTGACCGGCCGGGAAGTTCGCTTCAACTTTGTTCAGCGCTGCCGTGACATCGGCGTCGCTCGCGGTGATGTTGTTGGCGGCAGCATATTGGGTGATGAGCAGCTTGTCGACCATCTGCTGCAGAACTTGTTGGCTCGCACGGGTGTTCGACTCCAGCTTCTTATCGAACTCAGCTTGCGAGATCGCCGTGCCGTTCACGGTGATGACGGGCTTGCTGGTCGCGCAGCCGGCGACCGTCGTGATCAGGCCTGCGGCGAGGATCGCGGCCATCGCGGGCGTGGGATTCATCAATAACCTCCTGCAGAATCGTGCCGCGCCATCGCCGTCAAAGAGCGGTTAAGATCTCGCGCACGGTGCCGAGCATGCCGTCACGCGCCTGCATCGAAGTTGGCAGGTGGATGACGATAGCGCTCTGCGTGAAACGAAAGTTTCCCCGGGTTAGGGCGGTAAGCGCTGGAAGCGCTTGTTCGGAGAATGAAAACCGTCGCCCGATCTCGAGTGTCAATCGCCGCTGTTCGAGCGCAACTTTTTCGACTCCTTTGGCCGCTGCGAGCACGCGCACACGCGTCAGCTCAAGCAACGCCTCCACCGGTGCCGGCAGCGGTCCGAATCGGTCGCGCAATTCCTCGCCGGCCGCGTCCACTTCTGGGATCGTACGAGCGGCGGCCAGTCGCTGGTACATGTCTATCTTTTGACCAGCGCCTTTGACGTATTCCGACGGCAGATACGCGCTGACTCGGAGGTCGAGGACAGGCGGCGGTATCTCGGGCGGTTGCGGCTCGCCGCGGCGCTGCGCGATCGCTTCTTGAAGGATTTGACAATAGGTCTCAAAGCCCACAGCGGCGATGAATCCCGACTGCCGCTGACCGAGCAGATTGCCGGCGCCTCTGATCTCCAAGTCGCGCATCGCTAATTGAAGACCGGAGCCGAGATGCGAGAATTCGCGGATCGCATCGAGCCGCGACTCGGCTTCGATCGTGAGCTTGCGGTGCGGCTGATGAAGAAAGTACGCATAGGCTTGATGCGCGCTGCGCCCCACCCGGCCGCGAAGTTGGTAGAGCTGCGCGAGGCCGAAGCGATCCGCGTTGTTGACGATGATCGTGTTGACGTTCGGAATGTCGAGGCCATTCTCGATGATCGTCGTCGACACGAGCATGTCGAACTCGCCGTTGACGAACGCGACCATCACTTTTTCCAATTCGCCTTCCCGCATCTGACCGTGTCCGACGACGATGCGCGCGCGCGGTGCAAGCGCTTGCAGCGCTGCGGCGACGCCGTAGATCGTCTCGATGCGGTTGTGCACGAAATAGACTTGACCATTGCGCTCGAATTCTTGCCGCAGCGCTTGGCCGACGACTGCGTCGCTCGCCGGAGTGACCACGGTCTTGATCGCGACGCGATTGACAGGGGCGGTCTGGATGAGCGAGAGGTCGCGCACACCCACCATCGCCATGTGCAGCGTACGCGGGATCGGCGTCGCAGAGAGCGTGAGCACGTCGACGGAACGGCGCAATTCTTTCAAGCGCTCTTTGTGCATCACACCGAAGCGCTGCTCTTCATCGACGATGACGAGCCCGAGCCGCGCGAAGCCGACGTCCTTCTGCAGCAGCCGGTGCGTGCCCACCACGATATCGACGCTGCCCGCATGCAGGTCGCGCAAGGTCTCTTTCTGTTCTTCGCGCGTGCGGAAGCGGGAGAGCAGACCGATCCGCACCGGAAAAGCGGCGAAGCGATCGGAGAACGTGCGGAAGTGCTGCGCGGCAAGGACGGTGGTCGGCACGAGCACGGCGACTTGCTTGCGATCCATGATCGCCTTGAACGCGGCGCGGATCGCGACCTCGGTCTTGCCGTAGCCGACGTCGCCGCAGATCAAGCGGTCCATCGGCCGCGGCCGCTCCATGTCCGCCTTGACCGCTTCGATCGCGCTGGCTTGATCGAGTGTCTCGTCGTAGGGGAACGACTCTTCCAGCTCCGCCTGCCACGGCGTGTCGGGCGCGAACGCGTGCCCCTGCGCGGTCTCGCGCTCCGCATACAACCGCACGAGGCCCTGCGCGATCGTGTCCACCGCTTCTCTGACGCGCGCGCGCGTGCGCGCCCAGTCGCTGCCGCCCATTTTTGAGAGACGCGGCGCGGCGCCGTCGGATGCGACGTACTTGCGCACGAGATGCATCTGATCGATCGGGACGTAGAGGCGGTCCTCGCCGAGGTATCTGAGCAGCATGAAGTCGCGCTCGACATCGTCGATCGTGAGGCGTTCCAGCGAGACGTATTGGCCGATGCCGTGATTGGCGTGAACGAAATATTCGCCGGCCTTCAAGTCGGCTTCGCTCAGCGGCACGCCTTCCTTCGCCGCCTTCATCTTGTGGCGCCGCGCGGAATGGCCGAACAATTCCGCGTCGCCGATCACCACAAGGTTGATGCGATCCATCACGAAGCCGGCATCAAGCGTGCCGTCGACGACGATCACTTGACCGTGGCCGCGCCCCTCCACCGCGATGTCGGCCTCATCGAGCATCTCGCGCACGCGACGGTGGCCGACGGAGACGATCGCGACCGTCTGCCCGCGAGCGATCCTCGTTCGAACGTCATCCACGAACCGCTCCACGCTGCGGCCGTATTGCGGCGCCACGCTCGCTCCGATGGCGACCTTTTCGTCCGCGTCGCGCGCGATCCTGACATTCGCGATCTCGGACGGAAACGTCAGCACCGCGCGTTGCGCCGTGCGCTCGACCAGCTCCGTAAGCGTGAAGTTTCGGTCCGTATCCGGGCGAGCGTTGTTCGCCCTCCTGCGATCCGCGTCTGGGCGAGCGGTGCTCGCCGTACTACTGGCCGAATCGTCGTCCTCATCCGCTGCGATGATCGAGTCGCCGCCGCTCTCCGCGAGCGGCGCGCTGTCCGCCGCCGCGATCATATCCTGATCCTCGATGACGACCACCGCTTCAGGTGCATAATCCAGGAGAGAGCCGGCCGCGCCATCAGATATGTCGGACCACGGAGAGATGACGATTGCTTTCTCTTCGCCGACGGAGCGCTGATCGGCGAGCGCGAATGGCCGGATGCTTTCCAGGGTGTCGCCGAAAAACTCAAGGCGCAGCGGGAGATCCGTCAGCGGCGGAAAGACGTCGATGATTCCGCCGCGCACAGCGAACTCGCCGGCTGCGCCAACTGTGTCGACCCGTTCGTAGCCGAGCAAGACGAGATCGGAAAGCAGCGTCTCCCATGCGAGCGTATCGCCGACGCGCAGCCGACGGGTCGCACGCCTGAAATCGTCCGCGGTGCGCACCGCGCCCCGCAATGCCTCGTGGGGGATGCAGAAGACGCCCGGCCGTCCGTCCGCAAGATGAGCGAGTGCTTCCATGCGCGCGCTCTGCAGCGTCGGATTGAGCGGTGCGTCGGACACCTCGTCGCGCGCCGCGATCGACCAGACCGGAGATCCGTGCTGCTCGAGGTAGAACGCGCAATCGGACGCAAAACGGTCGGCCGATTCCTGCGTTCCGGTCCAGACGACGATCTGGCCGCCGATTTCGCCCCACAGCGCGGCGACGACGAACGTTCTGGCGCCTTGCGCTGTCGCAAGGATGTCGGTGCTCATGCGCGCGCGGATGAAACGCTGCATTTCGCCGACGAGCGGGCTTGAGGAAGAGAAGAGGTCGAGCAGACGGTTACCGATTTGCATCGCGGCCGAGTGATGAGTCTCCAAAAGGTGAGTGGCCGGGTCGCGCTCGACCCGGCCTATGTGCTTTAGAACCGCATTTTACCACATCTACGTTATATTTGAAGACGTACGTCAGATTTATACGTTATATTTGAAGGGCCGACGCCAGTCGGCCCAAGGCGAAGCCGGAAGCGGGGAGCCAAGCGAAGAACGTGTCAACAATGGTTTTCATACGTGCGCTCGCAGGGCTCGCGGCGCTTGTGTTCCTCACAGCCGCGACGCCGGAGCCCGTGCCTTCGGGCGTTCCGGTCGCCGCCGACTCGGATCCGGTGAGGATCGTCTCGGTCTCGCTTTCGTCCACCGACTTCCATCCCGGCGACCTTGTCAGCGGCCGCGTGATCACCACGAGCAATGCTGCGGCCGTGACCGCGGAAGTCGGCACGATCCGCGTCGGTGTGCCGCGTGTCGCGATCGGAAAGTTCCGCATCTCGATGCAGCTCCCGAACATCCCGCTGCCCATCGGTCCGCAGAAGTTGATCATCACAGCGGTGCGCCGGGATGGCGCGCGCGCGACGCGATCGGTCGACGTCCGAGTGGATTGGTAAGTTGGCTCATGCCCGCGCGGTCGTGCTCGTCATCGATTCAGGGGGCGTGGGAGCGGCGCCCGACGTCCTCGCCTTCGGTGATTCGCCGAACGCGAACACGATCGGCAACACCGCGAAAGCAGCGGGCGGCTTAGCGCTTCCGACGCTTGAGGCGCTCGGTCTCGGGTGCATCACAAAGATTCCGGGCGTGGATCCGGTGGCGCAGCCGAGCGCCACGGTCGCGCGTCTGCTCGAGGCGAGCGCCGGCAAAGATACGATCACCGGTCACTGGGAGATGATGGGTATCGTCATCCGCCACGCATTTCCGACATATCCGAACGGATTTCCAGCAGACGTCATCGAGCGCTTCGAAGCGATCGCGGGCGCAAAAGTGCTCGGCAATGTGGCCGCGTCCGGTACGGAGATCATCGAACGGCTCGGCCGTGAACACATGAACACCGGCCGGCCGATCGTCTATACGTCGGCGGATTCCGTCTTTCAGATCGCGGCGCATGAAGACATCGTTCCGCTTGAGACTCTTTGGTCGTGGTGCGAGCAAGCGCGAGCGATGCTCGTTCCTCCGAATCGCGTCAACCGCGTCATCGCCCGTCCATTCCGCGGCGCGCCCGGCTCATTCGAGCGAACTCCGAACCGCCGCGACTATGCGGTCGCACCGCCGCGGCCGAGCATCCTCGACGCGCTCGAGCGTGCCGGCGTTCCGACGTGCGGCCTCGGAAAGATCCAGGACATCTTCTGTTGCCAGGGTATCGCCGCCGCGAGCCGAACAGCCGACAACGCCGAGGGCATCGCCCGAACGCTCGACTGGCTCGACCATGGACCCGGCGGCCTGTGCTTCACGAATCTCAATGATTTCGATTCGAAGTACGGGCACAGGCGCGATGCAGACGGCTATGCGAAAGCGCTTATCGCACTCGACCGCGCGCTGCCCCAGCTCTTGAATCGCCTACATGTGGGAGATCGATTGCTCATCACGGCAGATCACGGATGCGACCCGACCGCTTCAGGCACCGACCACACGCGCGAGTTCACGCCCCTCGTCGACTACCGGCCGGGCGTAGCCGGCCGCGTGCTCGGCGAGCTCAACTCTTTCTCTCAGGTGGGCGAGCGCGTTTTGCAGACGTTTGGGATCACCGAACCCTGGACGCCGCTCATCGTATGAGCACTCCATCCGCCATCCTGCCGCAAGCGGCGCGCGATGCCGAGCCGCGTTACCCGGCAAAGCTCACATTTTTCGAGCAGCGGGCCGTGCCGGGTTGGTGGATAGTATGGAAGCGACTGCTCGACGTGTGCGTCAGCGCCGTGCTGCTCGTCGTGCTCTCGCCCTTGTATATCATCATAGGAATCGCGGTCAAGTTGACGTCGGCGGGTCCGGTGCTTTTCACGCAGACGCGCGTGGGCAAGAACGGTTCGCTGTTCCGATTCTACAAGTTTCGGACAATGGTCGACGGCGCGCATCTGCTTCACGAATGCGTCGCGCATCTCAACGAATGCGATGGCCCTGCGCTCAAGATCGCCAACGATCCGCGGCTCCACGGGCTGGGCCCGTTCCTGCGCCGCACGAGCCTTGACGAACTGCCGCAGCTGTGGAACGTCTTGCGCGGCGACATGACGCTCGTCGGTCCGCGTCCGGCGCTGCCGAATGAAGTCGCCAACTACGCCCCGCCGTATCTCGAGCGGTTGAACGTCACGCCGGGGCTCACGGGATTGTGGCAGGTGAGCGGCCGGGCGAACGTGCCGTTCCGGCGCTGGATGGCCATGGACGTCTGGTACGTGCGCAATTGGACGCCGGCCGTGGACTTCGCATTGCTCGTCCGGACTATCCCCGCGGTGATCTTCCGCGAAGGGGCCTGGTGAAGCGGGCCATCGCGCTTGCAGCCGCGCTCGCGGCGATGTCACCGATACCGGCGAGATCCGATCAAGCACCGCAGGACGTCGGTCATGCGCTTCTCCGCGTCAGCGCCGGGCACGTGCGTTATTTCGCAGATCAAGCGGTCGTGCAAGCACGCGACGGCGTCGAAGTCAGACTTCCCGATGGCGCCGTGGTTCGCGGCGACATCGCGACGGTCGATCTGCGCTTGCGCCGCATCGCAGTAGCCGGGCACGTCACGCTGCACACGGCCGCCGGCGACTACGCCGGCGCGGGTTTCGCGGATTTTTTTGCGTTTCGGCGAGCGTATTTCTTGCCGCTCGTGCCCGCGGCAGATCGCTGGACGTTTTTGAACGGCGATTGGAGCACGCCGGAAAAAGGACGCGAGATGCCGGGCGACGCGTTCGCCTTGCCGGACTTGCAAAACATCCAACCGTACATAGAAGGCACGAGCGCGGCGATAGATTTCACGACGTTCGCACGCTTCGCGCCGGCGACGATCCGCGTGTTCGACGCAGTCCCGACACCGGCGCTTCCCGTGTATGTCTACAACTACTCCGCGAATCAGAATTTCGGCGTCAACTCGCTGTCCGGCGCGAGTTTCGACGCGCCGTACGCGTTCGCGGGCTCGGCTGATTCGCTCGACGCGCTGCACCTTCGCTACGATCAGACGAGGCCGGTGAAGGCGTTCTGGTCCTTCGAACACCACTCGGTGTTCGGCGATGCCGGATATGCGGTCTTCAGCCTCAACCCGGCGAGCGAGCCGACCAAACAGTGGAATCTGCTGGGATACGATCAAGTCGGTACTCGCACCGGCTTTGCGGTGAACGCGCAGCTCTTCACCGTCCAATCCGGGCTCGCGCAGCCGGCTTCGTCCAACGGATTCGCCGATGTCCAGCTCACGCAGGCGCTTGCGCAATCGGCGCTGCGTGTCGACGCGACGCAATCGTACGACTCGCTCCTTGCGACCGGAGAG from the Candidatus Eremiobacteraceae bacterium genome contains:
- a CDS encoding sugar transferase — encoded protein: MSTPSAILPQAARDAEPRYPAKLTFFEQRAVPGWWIVWKRLLDVCVSAVLLVVLSPLYIIIGIAVKLTSAGPVLFTQTRVGKNGSLFRFYKFRTMVDGAHLLHECVAHLNECDGPALKIANDPRLHGLGPFLRRTSLDELPQLWNVLRGDMTLVGPRPALPNEVANYAPPYLERLNVTPGLTGLWQVSGRANVPFRRWMAMDVWYVRNWTPAVDFALLVRTIPAVIFREGAW